The Balneola vulgaris DSM 17893 DNA segment TGATACTGTTCGCCAAGGTCAAATTCTTGCTAAAATTTATGATGCCACATTCAAAGATCAATTGAATCAAGCACAGGCTCAACTTGAGCAGGCTAAAGTAGCTATCCAACGAGACAGCACTCAGTTTGCTCGCCAGCAGAGTTTATTAGAATCCAATTCTATTAGCCAAGCTGAATATGATAATGCCTTCGCTACTTATAGAAGTAGTTTATCACAGTACCAGTCAGCCAAAGCATCACTCACTCAAGCACAAGAAAACTTCAACAATACGGAAGTGAAGTCTCCTGTACGCGGGGTAGTTATTGCTAGAAATGGCGCTGAAGGTGATATCGCAAGTGCAGGGCAAGCGCTGTACGAAATTGCTAACCTAGTTGGCTACGAAACTAGAGTATATTTACCTGTTCAAGACTGGAGAGTAGTAAAAATAGGGCAACCTGTTAAGCTTCGAGTTTCTAGTGAAGCTGAAGCAACGGCTTCAGGAGTGGTTTCACGTAAAAGCCCACAATTAGATCCTACAACGGGTTTAGGTGAAGTTGTAATTACCTTAACAGAGATTGGTTCTTCAATTTACCCCGGCGTATTAACTGAAACGGTAATTGATATCGTGAATAAACCACGGGCTATAGTAGTTTCTCGTAGTGCATTAGTAGAAAAAGTAGAAACTGTGGTAGACCCTGAATCAAACACTATTCAGTTAGACCGAACATATTCTGTGTTTGTGTCGGTTGGCGATTCTGTTGCTGAACTGCGCAAACTTGATCTAGGCATTGAACAAGGAGACAAACTTGAAGTATTAGGTGGTTTAAGGCCAGGCGAACAAATCGTAGTTACGGGGCAAAACGGATTACAAGATGGTGGAAAAATTAGAGTAGCCTCAGGTGCTAGTTTCCAATCACCTACTCAACAAACAGTTGATAGCAACACGGATCAACCAAATCGCCAAAGAGGTGCGGGCGGTGCTGCTCGTGCTGGTGGAAATATGAGTGAAGAAGATCGTACGAAGCTAAGAGAGCGCATGCAGAACATGAATCAAGAAGAGCGCCGTGCTTTGATGGATAGTTTACGTAACGCTAATACAGCGAGTAATTAAGATGGGTGGCTTATCAAAATTAGCCGTACAGCGGCCTATAACCTTTTTAATGACCAGCCTGATTCTTATCGGGTTTGGGGTATTCGGAGTGCTTCAGCTGCGTCTGAATCTATATCCTGATGTATCGTTTCCAACCATCACTGTTTATACCAGTTATGAAGGGGTAGCCCCTGAAGATATGGAGACCCTAATCACTCGCCCTATTGAAGAGCAAGTAGGAAGTATTAGTGGTATACGTCGTGTTCGTTCACTTTCAAGCCAAGGGGCTTCCGTAGTAAAACTTAGTTTTAACTGGGGCATTGATCTCTATGAAGCTGAAAACGATGTTCGAAAACAACTTAGTTTTGTAAGTCGAGCTATCCCAAGGGATGCAGAAACACCGTTGGTATTTAGTTATGATCCCAACCAAGAACCTATTGTTGTTCTTGCGGTTACTTCCGATGCACGAAGTCCACGCGACTTAAGAACCTATGCCACTCAAATTCTTGAGCAACGCATCGAGCGTGTAAACGGCATCGCATCAGCAGAAACGTCGGGTGGATTAGAGCGTCAGATTAATGTGGTTATAGACAACGAAAAAATGCGTTTCTATAACTTAACTATTGCTCAGATTTCGAATAAACTTGCCGCTGAAAACATTCAAATTCCTGCTGGGCAGTTAACGGAAGGCAACACGGTTTACTCGCTTCGTACGATGGGTGAACTTAAAAGTGTAGAGCAGATTAAAAACACCATTGTTGCAGTTCGTGATGGCCAATCCCTATTCTTGCGAGATGTAGCTAAAGTAGAAGATGGAATCGCACAACCTATAGGCAACGTTAAGATTGATGGAAAAGACGGTGTGATCCTAAATGTTTACCGCCAAAGCGATGCCAATGTAGTAGTAGCTTCAGAAGCGATTATTGAAAGTTTAGATGAAATTAAGAAGAGTTTGCCTGCTGATGTTGAGGTAAAAATTCTTACCGATAAAGCTGAATTCATTAAGTCTTCGATTCAAAACTTATTGTTAACAGGTATTCAGGCTATTATTCTTGTTATCCTAATTCTGTTAGCCTTTTTAAGAAGTGGAAGATCGGCACTTATTATTGCCATTTCGATTCCAGTATCCATTATCACCACCTTTGCGGTGATGGACTTCGCAGAGTTAAGTTTAAACATCATTTCGCTTTCAGGTTTAACCCTTGCTGTTGGGCTTGTTGTGGATGATGCCGTTGTAGTACTGGAAAACATATTCCGATTTAGAGAAGAAGGTTATAACCGCAAAGACTCAGCCATAATGGGTGCCAAAGAGGTGGCTGTGCCAGTAGTTATTTCAACCTTAACTACCCTAGTTGTATTCCTACCTATTCTTTTTGTACCGGGCATTGCAGGCTTCCTATTCCGAGACCTTGCACTAACTATCTCATTCTCGCTTTCCGTTTCATCACTGGTTGCATTAACGCTTATTCCAATGATGACTTCGCAGTTTTTTAAAGACGGTGAGCGTTCATTCGAAAGCCAAAACAAAATCGCTGATTTTTTTAGCCGTACGCTAGATCGACTCGAAGCATCTTATTCCAAGAAACTCGACAAAGCACTTAACAAGAGTGGTTTAATAGTATTCTCAGCATTTCTATTCTTCGTGATTACACTACCTATATTTAATTTTCTAGGTGGTGAGTTCTTCCCACGTGTAGATGAGAATGCATTTACACTACAAGTTAACCGAGAGCCTGGGGTGAGTTTATTGGAGCTTGAGCGATCAATTCTTCAGGTAGAATCTATCATTCAACAAGAGATCCCTGAAGCACGCATCATCGTTTCTGACTATGGTGATAAAGAAGGTATTGAAGGAGCTGATAATCCTGGTGGCTTTACAGGTACTGTTCGTGTCGAGCTTATTCCACAGGATCAAAGAGATAGAACGCAGTTTGAGATTGCCAGCGATATCATCAACAAGCTAAGTATTGTTCCTGGTGTAGACATTCAAGAGATCATTCAAGATCCATTAAGCCCAGACGGTGAAAATGGATTAATCGTACAGATTTTTGGTTTTGATCCTGAAGTGAAAAAGGAACTTTCAGATGGAGTGAAGGAAAAAATAACTCAAATTGATGGTGTATTAAGCGCATATAGTACAGCTGATCAAGGTAGACCAGAACTGCGCCTTATTATGGATCGCGAACGTATTTCTTTGGTTGGTATGACCACCAATCAAGTTGCTAGTGCCGTAAGTGATGCTGTTCAGGGTAACATCGCTACCAGTTTCGTAGATCAAGGAGTTGAGTTCGAGGTCAAGGTAGAATTAGACCCGCGCCAAAAAGCTGCTTCTACAGACCTTCAAGACATTCAAATTCAAACCGCAGGTGGGCAATGGTTGCCTTTAAGTAACCTCGCGCGCATTGAGCGTTATACAGGTCCAACCAATGTAACTCGTATCAACCAAGAACGAGTAGTTGAAATTATGACTGAGCTAGACGGCGTTGATTTAAAATCAGCTACTGCTGAAGCTCGAACGCTTCTTAATGACATTGAGTGGCCTGATGGATACAGATACGCCTTAGCTGGTTCCGCTGAAGAACAAGCGGAGTCGTTCAACTTCTTACTTATCGCCTTCGCAATTGCAGGTATCTTAACCTACATGGTAATGGCCTCTCAGTTCGAAAGTTTAGTTGAGCCATTTATCATCATTTTTACCATTCCACTTGCACTGTCAGGTGTGTTAATCATGTTAGGCATTACTGGAACAGCTATTAGTGTAACCTCCATGGTTGGGTTGATACTGTTGTCTGGTATTGTGGTGAACAATGGTATTGTGATGATTGACTACATCAAGATTTTACAGTCGCGTGGTAATAGTCGCCATGATGCCATCTTGAAAGGTGCCACTCGTCGACTACGACCAATTTTAATGACCGCACTCACTACAATTCTCTCTATGGTGCCACTTGCCCTTGAACTTGGTTCAGGTTCTGAGACTTGGAGTCCTATGGCTAGAACCGTAATTGGTGGACTTACGATGTCTACCATCCTGATGCTTTTTGTGGTGCCTTGTATCTACAAAATGATCAATAAAGGGGTAGAGAATATGGGGTTTGAGTCGGTGAATAAGATTGATCCCCTTGAAGAATCAAAGCAAGTGACCGTTTAAAGTTCTCAATAGAGGTAACATTATGAAAAAACCAACGCTTACTGATGGCTTCTTAAAACGTCCAATCACTGTGATCATGTGTACTTTGATCTTAGTGGGTTTTGGAGTGTTTTCGCTTACGAACTTGAGAGTTACACTTTTCCCAAGTTTAAATATACCGGTACTTGCAATTTCTTCAGGATATCAGAATGTAGCCCCTGAGGACATCGACCGATTAATCGTTACCCCTATTGAAGGAGCTGTATCTGCAATTGAAGGTATAGAATCTCTTGATGCACGAGTAAGCCGTGGAAGTGCTTTTGTGATTCTACGGTTATACGAAGGAACCGATATTCGTGAGACGGAATTAAAAGTTCAGAAGGCCATTGATCAGATTCGAGATGATTTACCTGCTCAGGCACGTGAACCAGTTATCTTCCAATTTGATCCTGAAAGTAGGCCTATCATGCAGCTAAGTATCAACTCTTCTCTACGAGGGCTTGATGAGCTTAGGAATTTAGCCATCGATATGGTGGAGCCTAATTTAGAGCGTATTGTTGGTTTAGCATCCGCTGATACACGAGGTGGACTTGAGCGTCGTATCTATGTAGACATTACCCCCATGGCTATGGCTCAGCATAATATTGTACCTGCTGAGTTAGAAAATGCGATTAGCTCTAATAACACTCAATTGCCTATCGGTAACATTGTAGCTCAAAATATCAGCTATAGTGTGCGAGCAGAATCTCTATATGAAAGTGTTGAGCAGATTAAGAAAACGATTGTTAAAGTATCTGAAAACGGTATTCCTATTCGAGTAGAAGACGTTGCAGATGTATCCGATGGCTTTACAGAAGTAACCAGCTTGGTAAAGGTAAATGGCAATAATAGTGTTTCTATAGAAGTACAAAAAAACTCCGATGCCAACACACTTGATGTAGTTAATGCGGTAAAAGAAGCCGTTCCGGAAATCAATGAAATATTACCACCGGGAGTAACTCTTCAAATTCTTTCTGATGAAGGACAATCCATTGAAGATTCCATAAATAATCTTGCTCAATCTGCCCTTGGAGCACTAATTGTAGTGATCCTCGTTATTCTGATATTTATGGGAGGTTGGAGAATTTCCTTAGTAGTTGCTACCTCTATTCCTGTGTCTATTGCTACCAGCTTTGCAACCATGTATGCGGCTGATTTAACTTTGAACATCTTTACCATATCAGCTTTAGCTCTTGCAATCGGTTTACTTGTAGACAATGCGATTGTAGTAGCTGAAAGTATCGCTCGGAAACTTGAAGACGGTATGGATCGTTTTGAAGCGGCTTTAACAGGAACCAATGAAGTAGTGGGACCATTACTAGGTTCAACCCTTACAACACTCGGTGTATTTATTCCGATTACGATGATAACCGGAATTCAAGGAATATTCTTTAAAGAATTCGCTATCACCATCAGCTTTGCGATTACCATTTCATTCCTTTCATCTGTAATTCTTGTACCTGTACTTTCGGTATTAGTATTGGATGGCAAGCAGTTCAATAAGCGTAACTTCATGTTTAAGGCCATCCATAAACTTGAAGGTGGCTATGGGCTAATTCTAAAATGGTTATTGCGCCATAAATGGATTCCCTCTTTATTATTGATGGGGATTATTATTGGTACTGTTTTTCTATTCCAAAATATTTCAAAAGAAGGTTTCCCTGAAACAGATTCAGGTGAAGTGGATGTGAACATCACACTTGCAGAAGGAACTCGTTTAGTTAAGACCATCGAAGTGATGGATCAATTTGAGCAACAGCTTTTAGCTAAAGAAGAAATTGAAACGGTTGTTTCCTCTATTGGTAGAAGTAGATTTTCAGAGCAAACCAATCGCGGGAGTTTTACTCTTAAACTGGTTCCACTAGAAGAACGAACTATCACGAGTAATGAACTCGCTGCTAGTATTAGGCAAGAGCTTACATCCCCTGGGGTGTCGGTACGAGCATCCGTTGAAGGTGGTGGATTCAACTTTGGAGGAAGAGGATTTAGGTCAGGTGGTGGCTCTATTCGATTGAGTTTAATTGGCCCTGAGATGACCGAATTACTTAAGATATCCAAGAAAATTGAAGATAAGTTCTTAGAGGATCCCAATATCACATCCGTTGATAATGGGCGAACAGATCCAACACCAGAGCTTCAGTTCATCATTGACAGAAACCGTGTTGGGCTCATGAATGCAGGTGTTCGGGATGTAGCTAATGCCCTTCGAACTCAGACTCTTGGGAATCAAGCAGGATACTTCCGTGTAGCAGGTCGTGAAATACCTATTGAAATTCGTACTGCAAAAAACTCTCTAAAATCACGTGA contains these protein-coding regions:
- a CDS encoding efflux RND transporter periplasmic adaptor subunit; translated protein: MNKFTLLASTLALILIGCGSNDDSSSNSDRFSRFGGGNFGSGRVTSVETQAVTRQPIAEQVRSFGTIKAQDIVAVTPQVSNRIVKIYADLGDTVRQGQILAKIYDATFKDQLNQAQAQLEQAKVAIQRDSTQFARQQSLLESNSISQAEYDNAFATYRSSLSQYQSAKASLTQAQENFNNTEVKSPVRGVVIARNGAEGDIASAGQALYEIANLVGYETRVYLPVQDWRVVKIGQPVKLRVSSEAEATASGVVSRKSPQLDPTTGLGEVVITLTEIGSSIYPGVLTETVIDIVNKPRAIVVSRSALVEKVETVVDPESNTIQLDRTYSVFVSVGDSVAELRKLDLGIEQGDKLEVLGGLRPGEQIVVTGQNGLQDGGKIRVASGASFQSPTQQTVDSNTDQPNRQRGAGGAARAGGNMSEEDRTKLRERMQNMNQEERRALMDSLRNANTASN
- a CDS encoding efflux RND transporter permease subunit, with the protein product MGGLSKLAVQRPITFLMTSLILIGFGVFGVLQLRLNLYPDVSFPTITVYTSYEGVAPEDMETLITRPIEEQVGSISGIRRVRSLSSQGASVVKLSFNWGIDLYEAENDVRKQLSFVSRAIPRDAETPLVFSYDPNQEPIVVLAVTSDARSPRDLRTYATQILEQRIERVNGIASAETSGGLERQINVVIDNEKMRFYNLTIAQISNKLAAENIQIPAGQLTEGNTVYSLRTMGELKSVEQIKNTIVAVRDGQSLFLRDVAKVEDGIAQPIGNVKIDGKDGVILNVYRQSDANVVVASEAIIESLDEIKKSLPADVEVKILTDKAEFIKSSIQNLLLTGIQAIILVILILLAFLRSGRSALIIAISIPVSIITTFAVMDFAELSLNIISLSGLTLAVGLVVDDAVVVLENIFRFREEGYNRKDSAIMGAKEVAVPVVISTLTTLVVFLPILFVPGIAGFLFRDLALTISFSLSVSSLVALTLIPMMTSQFFKDGERSFESQNKIADFFSRTLDRLEASYSKKLDKALNKSGLIVFSAFLFFVITLPIFNFLGGEFFPRVDENAFTLQVNREPGVSLLELERSILQVESIIQQEIPEARIIVSDYGDKEGIEGADNPGGFTGTVRVELIPQDQRDRTQFEIASDIINKLSIVPGVDIQEIIQDPLSPDGENGLIVQIFGFDPEVKKELSDGVKEKITQIDGVLSAYSTADQGRPELRLIMDRERISLVGMTTNQVASAVSDAVQGNIATSFVDQGVEFEVKVELDPRQKAASTDLQDIQIQTAGGQWLPLSNLARIERYTGPTNVTRINQERVVEIMTELDGVDLKSATAEARTLLNDIEWPDGYRYALAGSAEEQAESFNFLLIAFAIAGILTYMVMASQFESLVEPFIIIFTIPLALSGVLIMLGITGTAISVTSMVGLILLSGIVVNNGIVMIDYIKILQSRGNSRHDAILKGATRRLRPILMTALTTILSMVPLALELGSGSETWSPMARTVIGGLTMSTILMLFVVPCIYKMINKGVENMGFESVNKIDPLEESKQVTV
- a CDS encoding efflux RND transporter permease subunit; this encodes MKKPTLTDGFLKRPITVIMCTLILVGFGVFSLTNLRVTLFPSLNIPVLAISSGYQNVAPEDIDRLIVTPIEGAVSAIEGIESLDARVSRGSAFVILRLYEGTDIRETELKVQKAIDQIRDDLPAQAREPVIFQFDPESRPIMQLSINSSLRGLDELRNLAIDMVEPNLERIVGLASADTRGGLERRIYVDITPMAMAQHNIVPAELENAISSNNTQLPIGNIVAQNISYSVRAESLYESVEQIKKTIVKVSENGIPIRVEDVADVSDGFTEVTSLVKVNGNNSVSIEVQKNSDANTLDVVNAVKEAVPEINEILPPGVTLQILSDEGQSIEDSINNLAQSALGALIVVILVILIFMGGWRISLVVATSIPVSIATSFATMYAADLTLNIFTISALALAIGLLVDNAIVVAESIARKLEDGMDRFEAALTGTNEVVGPLLGSTLTTLGVFIPITMITGIQGIFFKEFAITISFAITISFLSSVILVPVLSVLVLDGKQFNKRNFMFKAIHKLEGGYGLILKWLLRHKWIPSLLLMGIIIGTVFLFQNISKEGFPETDSGEVDVNITLAEGTRLVKTIEVMDQFEQQLLAKEEIETVVSSIGRSRFSEQTNRGSFTLKLVPLEERTITSNELAASIRQELTSPGVSVRASVEGGGFNFGGRGFRSGGGSIRLSLIGPEMTELLKISKKIEDKFLEDPNITSVDNGRTDPTPELQFIIDRNRVGLMNAGVRDVANALRTQTLGNQAGYFRVAGREIPIEIRTAKNSLKSREDLFDLEVLQYEDQRVPVMAVGEFKPTKGVDSYQKRNREILLDVSIQFNGDANEYRQMITDYIEAEVVMPEGYRYEFTGATRETQEGMMQFLYAGLAALVLMFMIMASLFENFRDPFVIWLCIPMAIFGALLSLIILGSPLSTTGNIGLFMLVGIIVNNGIVLVDYMHLRTRGIAYDLSDGSPFILGILDACKRRMRPILLTAITTICSMIPLSLELGSGSEIWSPLAKTVIGGLFFGVIFTLFITPAISVGFKQVIVWIKKNFTRKGLKSDMIKEH